The genomic region TCGACGAGCAGGCCGTTTTTGCTCGCCGTACTTTGCAGGCCGCGGAGGGTTTCGCCGGAGGCGGGGAAAAAATCGAACCTGCCCGTACGAATCCGGTAGCGATACAGCCCCGTGCTCCGGGTGGTGAACCAGAGGTTGCCGTCGTGGTCGCAGACGATGTTGGAGCACATGCCCAGCGGCTGGCCGTTAACCGAAAAAAAATTCTGGAAGCGCTGCGTGGCGGGGTCGAACTGGCTGATGCCGTTCTCGGTCGCCAGCCAGAGCCGCCCCTGCCGGTCCTGGCAGATGTCGTGGACAAACCCGTTGCCGAGGCTGTTGGGCTGATGGTGCTGGCGGCGGTAGGTGGTAAAGTGGCTGCCGTCGAAGCGGTTGAGGCCGTCGCCGGTGGCTACCCACAGAAAGCCGTCCCGATCCTGGAAGAAATTGGTAACGAAATTGTTGGAAAGGCCCTGCTGCTCCTGAATGGCCGTAAATTCGTAAGGCAGAACGTTCGGATAAGCCAGCAGACGCGGGGCCGTCAGCAGACAGACCAGCCACCAGCCGAGTTGCAGAAGCGTGCGCACGGGGTCAGGGGTTAACGGTCCAGCCAGCGTTTGAACATCGGGGCCTTCTGGCGGCTGATGTCGATTTCTATGGTCTGGTGGGGCGGCCGGAGCCGGAGAATCAGCTTCGAATTTTCCAGACTTTTGACGCTGTGGATGGAGTCGATGTTGACGATGAACTGGCGGCTGGCGCGGTAAAACTGGGCCGGGTCGAGCAGTTCTTCGATTTCGTCCATCGTGTTGTAATCCAGCGTGTACCGTTCGTTGTTGCGGGTGACGAGGAAGTTCAGCGTCTCGTGCTGAAAAAACGCCACTTCGGCGGTATCGATGGGTACCCAGCCGCCCCGGGCATTGCCCAGAAATTTCTCCTTGTATGCGGGTTTGGGTGCGCTGCCGGGCTGCTGGAGCACTTTGATGAGTTCCTGAAGGTTGGCCGGCAGAACCGGTTTGGCTTTGATGAGGCTGCGGGCTTTGGCGATGGCCCGCTGCAGGTCGTTCGGATCGACCGGTTTGAGGAGGTAATCGATGCCGTTGACCTTGAAGGCCTGAATGGCATATTCGTTGTAGGACGTGACGAAAATGATGGGGCAGGAAAGCTTGTATTGCTGAAAAATTTCAAAACTGACACCGTCGCCCAGTTGAATATCGGCAAAGACCACGTCCGGTTCGGCATTTTCCCCGAACCAGCGCAGGGCCGTTTTGACGCTGGGCAGGGTTTGCACAATGGTCACGCCGGCGTCCAGTTTGGCTACTTTGAAGGCAAATTCGCGGGCCACCAGTTTTTCGTCTTCAATCAATACAGCGTTCATCGGATCATCAGGAAATGGGAGTGAGGAGTGTGGCTGCAAAGTGCTCATTTGGCCGAAAAACCGCAACTTTTTGTAACCGGTTGGTTGAGTTCGGGCCGTGAACTGTACGAAAATCGACTCGGATGGTTGCCGATCGCCGACGGTTTGATGCGGCTTTGACGCAATTGAGGGACAACTTTTGACCAGTGAGCGAGAAAAAATAGCGACTTATTAAAAAAAATAAAAGCTTTACAGAAAGGCCCGACGCTATCCCGCGCAGGGAGTTAATGATGATGACGGAACAGCAAATTGTGTTGGTAAAGCAGACGTGGCGTCTATTGCGCGAAATAGATCCGAAGCTGCTGGGAAATGTGTTTTATTCGCGCCTTTTTCTGGAAGCCCCCGAGTTGCGGAGCCTGTTCAAACCGGATATGGAACCGCAGTATAAAAAATTGCTGGACATGCTCAGTTACGTGGTGGTTCGCCTCGACCGGCTCGATACCGTGCTCGACGACGTGGGCGCGCTGGCCGAACGCCATACCGGCTACGGCGTCAAACCCGAGCATTACGAGCTGGTCGGGAGGGCCCTGCTCTGGACCCTCCAAACCGGCCTCGACCGCGACTGGAACCCCGAAGTCGCCGAAGCCTGGACAGCG from Tellurirhabdus rosea harbors:
- a CDS encoding LytR/AlgR family response regulator transcription factor, with the protein product MNAVLIEDEKLVAREFAFKVAKLDAGVTIVQTLPSVKTALRWFGENAEPDVVFADIQLGDGVSFEIFQQYKLSCPIIFVTSYNEYAIQAFKVNGIDYLLKPVDPNDLQRAIAKARSLIKAKPVLPANLQELIKVLQQPGSAPKPAYKEKFLGNARGGWVPIDTAEVAFFQHETLNFLVTRNNERYTLDYNTMDEIEELLDPAQFYRASRQFIVNIDSIHSVKSLENSKLILRLRPPHQTIEIDISRQKAPMFKRWLDR
- a CDS encoding globin domain-containing protein; the encoded protein is MREIDPKLLGNVFYSRLFLEAPELRSLFKPDMEPQYKKLLDMLSYVVVRLDRLDTVLDDVGALAERHTGYGVKPEHYELVGRALLWTLQTGLDRDWNPEVAEAWTAFYTAVATEMIQRGYPSEVRVGS